ACGGAAGGCATATGGACGACTCAGCGCCGAGGCTGACGATGCCGTGTCACTTGGCCACAAAATCGATGATCCGTTCGATGAGCTAGACGACTTTGAAATGCTGGCAGCGAACGCAAACTCCAGTGCCTGCTGTAGCAACGGCAATGGCAATGCCAACGAGCCACCAGGTGAAGCCAATGGCAACGTCAATGTCAACGGCAGTgcaggaggcggaggagtAGGCAGAGGAGGTGGACTCGGATGCGGGAATGGGAATCTATTGGCCTGCCCGGATGCCGATTGCCAGGGCAACTACGAAGTGGAGAGCGCCCTCTGCGAGCTGGGCCTGTGCCAGGCGAAAGCCAAAACATCAAAGGACCTGGCGGGGGCCACGTCAACATCGAAGGAGATTAACGAAAACACAATAAGTCGACTGCACGCCCTGGCCATGgccgacgatgatgatgactaCGGTGAGTTTTACTTAAGGTCCGGAGTCTGGAGTCCATAATGGCCAGCTGATGAGGCAGGCACTGCAGCCGGTAGAGGTACAGTGGAGGTTATTCTAATGAGCAAAAGGGTTTTTTCAAGGAGAAATATAAGCTGGTTGTGAGACGGAATCGTTGAATTTAATTACTGAAATTGTTTTCAGgctatgttttgtttttattaagaatTATAGCAGCtttaaataagtatttaaaCGAAGTAGACTATCTtaaaagacaaaaaatgttagtaAACTTAAGAAAGCTAACAAAAGCTGATTGTGAAAATAACGTTAAAGGacttaatttcaaaaaaagaTCTTAATAAAAAGCCATAGAAAATCTTCTTTATAAAAACGTAATCATTGCAAGCATAAATATTGTCAAGAATTTTCTCTATTATATAGAACCTACTGTACATTTGCTCGTATATATCCTACATATATCCCCATAATTTCCAGATGAATCCCTTACCTGCAACGTGTGCGACCGAGCGTTCCATTGTCACCGGCAGCTGGCGTCGCACCAGCAAAAGAAGCGTCACTTTGGGTAAGGGAAAATGCACTTAATTAAGCCAGCTGCCGCTCTCACTTTTCACCTGCTCACTTTCTTCCCCACTGCCTGTCGACTGTCCTGTCCTGGATTTCATCTGAATCTCCTTCAACGAAATTTCGCACCTCGCAGGTGCAGTGGCTGCGATAGTTTGTTTCCGTCACTAATGCTGCTGGAGCACCACAAGGAGGAGTTTGAGCACTGGAGCGACGAGGAGATGGGCAGGCG
Above is a genomic segment from Drosophila kikkawai strain 14028-0561.14 chromosome 3R, DkikHiC1v2, whole genome shotgun sequence containing:
- the LOC108082718 gene encoding uncharacterized protein, translating into MFWILRRTGAANFFNSFNNNCSFSKSNANGGNHSNSTQDKYVKRPPRKAYGRLSAEADDAVSLGHKIDDPFDELDDFEMLAANANSSACCSNGNGNANEPPGEANGNVNVNGSAGGGGVGRGGGLGCGNGNLLACPDADCQGNYEVESALCELGLCQAKAKTSKDLAGATSTSKEINENTISRLHALAMADDDDDYDESLTCNVCDRAFHCHRQLASHQQKKRHFGCSGCDSLFPSLMLLEHHKEEFEHWSDEEMGRRVCCRRNRCDDDYFTDTDSFISDAESEDLERLL